From one Pseudactinotalea sp. HY158 genomic stretch:
- a CDS encoding sorbosone dehydrogenase family protein has protein sequence MRRSPRTRAVAAGLLLSATMTMAAGCSGSDPQPDRAGGPAPAPSPADDRTTPPEDPSESPFTEVDVVDTIATDLRSPWAVAFLPDGSALVTQRDSGTVLHVTGHEVSQVDAGGPDGALPQVHHETEDGLLGIAVGPDGGIYLYLTTAADNRVIRMDLEGERLVDPRVVLDGIPSGSHHDGGRLAFGPDGYLYITTGDTREPSLSQDIDSLAGKILRVSTTGEPAPGNPFGNEVWSYGHRNVQGIGWTDDGRMYASEFGENSFDELNLIEPGGNYGWPAVEGWAGDPQYVDPLVTWPTSEASPSGIAVTDDGVWVAALRGERLWFVPLEPGGAVGEPRDYLDLGRLRDVLATPDGGLWVVTSNTDGRGDPRGSDDRIVRVETS, from the coding sequence ATGCGCCGATCCCCACGCACCCGAGCTGTCGCGGCCGGGCTGCTCCTCAGTGCGACGATGACGATGGCGGCCGGCTGCAGCGGGTCCGACCCACAGCCGGACCGGGCGGGAGGCCCGGCGCCCGCCCCGTCGCCGGCGGACGATCGGACGACGCCCCCCGAGGACCCGTCCGAATCCCCGTTCACGGAGGTCGACGTCGTGGACACGATCGCGACCGACCTCCGATCTCCCTGGGCGGTGGCGTTCCTGCCGGACGGCTCCGCGCTCGTCACCCAGCGCGACTCCGGCACGGTGCTGCACGTCACCGGCCACGAGGTCTCCCAGGTCGACGCCGGTGGGCCGGACGGCGCCCTGCCGCAGGTGCATCACGAGACCGAGGACGGGCTGCTCGGCATCGCCGTCGGACCGGACGGGGGAATCTACCTGTACCTGACCACGGCGGCGGACAACCGGGTGATCCGGATGGACCTGGAGGGTGAGCGGCTCGTCGATCCCCGGGTCGTGCTGGACGGCATCCCCTCGGGGTCCCATCACGACGGCGGGCGGCTCGCGTTCGGCCCCGACGGGTACCTGTACATCACCACGGGAGACACCCGGGAACCGAGCCTCTCGCAGGACATCGACAGCCTCGCCGGGAAGATCCTGCGGGTGAGCACGACCGGCGAGCCCGCACCCGGGAACCCGTTCGGCAACGAGGTCTGGAGCTACGGCCATCGCAACGTGCAGGGGATCGGCTGGACGGACGACGGGCGGATGTACGCCTCGGAGTTCGGGGAGAACAGCTTCGACGAGCTCAACCTCATCGAACCGGGCGGCAACTACGGCTGGCCGGCGGTCGAGGGATGGGCGGGCGACCCGCAGTACGTCGATCCCCTCGTCACCTGGCCGACGTCCGAGGCGTCGCCGTCGGGGATCGCGGTGACCGACGACGGCGTCTGGGTGGCGGCGCTCCGGGGCGAGCGGCTCTGGTTCGTGCCCCTCGAGCCGGGCGGCGCGGTGGGCGAGCCGCGCGACTACCTCGACCTGGGCCGGCTGCGGGACGTGCTCGCGACCCCGGACGGCGGGCTGTGGGTCGTCACCTCGAACACCGACGGGCGCGGCGACCCGCGAGGATCCGACGACCGGATCGTCCGGGTGGAGACCTCGTGA
- a CDS encoding ABC transporter ATP-binding protein gives MAADGDEDVDPVTLRAQARAQRRSIGRLSLLIRASLRLVWASGRGLFVGLLALQVVAALALAGQVLAVQSVLAAVLALEDAPVATASLWVPVVLLAALTAVSSIVGAVQGHMQRMLGELVARSMWDRVLAVSTGVGLASFESPDFFNRLQRVQSNALSRPYQVTQGLIAMGGALAAGVGVGAALVSISPLLLPLLVLGGLPVLLSSRRESRLEFDFSVAQTPALRMRQYLTLTQTGRDEAKEVRAFQLSTWLHGRFAAVYATYLGDLAAHLRRRARLSVLGNLGSAIMLVLTFAALVWMILAGRVTVAGAGAAIVAIRMLATQVQALFAGVQRIFESGLFLDDLEGFLRLAGPAQEDTRGPEAPAGFGRVSGERVAFTYPGSEQPAVDGATVELRAGEIVALVGENGSGKTTLAKLLAGLYEPEAGAIRWDGTDIREWSPASVRARTAVIFQDFVRYALSAEENIAAGDVSQPADRARVARAARAAGAADAIEALPGGYLTPLSRLFAGGADLSGGQWQRVAIARAYYRDAPLVILDEPSAALDPRAEHELFTSLRQTLEGRTALVISHRFSTVRSADRIYVMDAGAVAEHGTHEELMAAGGQYAELFRVQAAAYLPPERNDAAR, from the coding sequence ATGGCGGCTGACGGCGACGAGGACGTCGACCCCGTCACCCTGCGGGCGCAGGCGCGGGCACAGCGCCGGTCGATCGGCCGGCTCTCGTTGCTCATCCGGGCGAGCCTGCGCCTCGTGTGGGCCTCGGGCCGCGGGCTGTTCGTCGGGCTCCTGGCGCTCCAGGTCGTCGCGGCGCTCGCGCTCGCGGGCCAGGTGCTCGCGGTGCAGTCGGTGCTGGCGGCCGTGCTCGCGCTCGAGGACGCCCCGGTCGCTACGGCGTCACTGTGGGTGCCGGTGGTGCTGCTGGCCGCCCTGACCGCCGTCTCCTCGATCGTCGGCGCGGTCCAGGGGCACATGCAGCGGATGCTCGGCGAACTGGTCGCGCGCTCGATGTGGGACCGGGTCCTCGCCGTCTCGACGGGGGTCGGGCTCGCGAGCTTCGAGTCACCCGACTTCTTCAACCGGCTCCAACGGGTCCAGTCGAACGCGCTCTCGCGGCCCTATCAGGTGACGCAGGGCCTCATCGCGATGGGGGGCGCGCTGGCCGCGGGCGTCGGCGTCGGCGCCGCACTCGTGAGCATCAGCCCGCTGCTGCTGCCGCTGCTGGTCCTCGGCGGCCTGCCGGTGCTGCTCTCGAGCCGCCGCGAGAGCCGGCTCGAGTTCGACTTCTCGGTCGCGCAGACGCCCGCCCTGCGCATGCGCCAGTACCTCACCCTCACCCAGACCGGTCGGGACGAGGCCAAGGAGGTGCGGGCCTTCCAGCTCTCGACCTGGCTCCACGGACGCTTCGCAGCGGTCTACGCCACCTATCTGGGCGACCTCGCCGCGCACCTGCGGCGCCGCGCGCGGCTCTCGGTGCTCGGAAACCTGGGCAGCGCGATCATGCTCGTGCTCACCTTCGCCGCGCTCGTGTGGATGATCCTCGCGGGGCGGGTCACCGTCGCCGGAGCCGGCGCCGCGATCGTCGCGATCAGAATGCTGGCCACCCAGGTGCAGGCGCTCTTCGCGGGGGTGCAGCGGATCTTCGAGTCCGGCCTGTTCCTCGACGACCTCGAGGGGTTCCTCCGGCTCGCCGGGCCCGCGCAGGAGGACACACGCGGGCCCGAGGCCCCGGCCGGATTCGGCCGGGTGAGCGGGGAACGGGTCGCGTTCACCTACCCGGGATCGGAGCAGCCGGCCGTCGACGGCGCCACGGTGGAGCTCCGGGCCGGCGAGATCGTGGCACTCGTGGGGGAGAACGGCTCGGGAAAGACCACCCTGGCGAAGCTCCTCGCCGGGCTGTACGAGCCGGAGGCGGGCGCGATCCGATGGGACGGCACCGACATCCGCGAGTGGTCGCCGGCGAGCGTGCGGGCGCGGACCGCCGTCATCTTCCAGGATTTCGTGCGCTACGCGCTCAGCGCGGAGGAGAACATCGCGGCGGGCGACGTCTCGCAGCCGGCCGACCGCGCCCGGGTGGCCCGGGCGGCCCGGGCCGCCGGGGCCGCGGACGCGATCGAGGCGTTGCCCGGCGGCTACTTGACGCCGCTGTCCCGGCTGTTCGCGGGCGGCGCCGACCTCTCCGGTGGCCAGTGGCAGCGCGTGGCGATCGCCCGCGCGTACTATCGGGACGCGCCGCTGGTCATCCTCGACGAGCCGTCGGCCGCCCTGGATCCGCGCGCCGAGCACGAGCTGTTCACGAGCCTGCGACAGACCCTCGAAGGACGGACCGCGCTCGTCATCTCGCACCGCTTCTCCACCGTGCGCAGCGCCGACCGGATCTACGTCATGGACGCGGGAGCCGTGGCGGAGCACGGCACGCACGAGGAGCTCATGGCCGCCGGCGGCCAGTACGCCGAGCTGTTCCGGGTGCAGGCGGCCGCCTACCTGCCACCCGAGCGGAACGACGCGGCGCGCTGA
- a CDS encoding sugar transferase, whose protein sequence is MRATARAAWRGVATGRRPRWLHRSGRSLTEALIAGTAVAVVLVPDAALTPEGRALLGLAAGAGYGIVSAVLGRTSRRTSSPGARDRARVLRAGGLWALLLVLGYQLRFRAPVPVPALLATVVLASGMVAGLHVLGSLAIRRARRRGRTGSPTLVVGEVAELDRLVGLCRAAGGSGLDVVGVCTPAGTTALPTAGPPVLGAVEDAADVAVDGGIRSIVVGAGSMGAVEFRRLCWRLERRDIDVFVAPDIVDVASERLELCVVNGTPMLAVATARGPVEALAKSAIDRVLAGVLLLLFAPVIAISAALIHLDSPGRTFYRQRRIGRHGQPFDMMKLRTMTADADRRRSEFEARNDGNVVLFKLRNDPRVTRVGRLLRRYSVDELPQLWNVVRGEMSLVGPRPPLPGEAARYDDDIRQRLRVRPGMTGLWQVSGRSDLDWARTVRLDLDYADNWSIRGDLVILLRTFRAVFEGRGAY, encoded by the coding sequence GTGCGCGCCACGGCCCGGGCTGCGTGGCGCGGCGTCGCGACCGGCCGCCGCCCTCGATGGCTGCACCGGTCGGGCCGGAGCCTCACCGAGGCGCTCATCGCGGGAACGGCCGTCGCGGTCGTGCTGGTCCCGGACGCCGCCCTCACCCCCGAGGGGCGGGCGCTCCTCGGACTCGCGGCCGGAGCGGGCTACGGGATCGTCTCGGCCGTCCTGGGCCGGACATCGCGTCGCACGTCGTCCCCCGGCGCGCGGGACCGGGCCCGTGTGCTTCGAGCGGGCGGCCTCTGGGCCCTCCTGCTGGTCCTGGGCTATCAACTCCGGTTCCGGGCTCCCGTGCCGGTGCCGGCCCTGCTGGCCACGGTGGTGCTCGCGAGTGGAATGGTCGCGGGACTGCACGTCCTCGGATCGCTCGCGATCCGCCGCGCCCGCCGGCGCGGCCGGACCGGCTCGCCGACGCTCGTCGTGGGAGAGGTCGCCGAACTCGACCGGCTCGTCGGGCTGTGCCGGGCCGCGGGTGGGTCCGGTCTCGACGTCGTCGGAGTCTGCACGCCGGCGGGGACGACGGCCCTGCCCACGGCCGGCCCGCCCGTGCTCGGGGCCGTCGAGGACGCCGCGGACGTCGCCGTCGACGGCGGCATCCGCTCGATCGTCGTCGGGGCGGGGTCGATGGGGGCTGTGGAGTTCCGCCGCCTGTGCTGGCGCCTGGAGCGCCGCGATATCGACGTGTTCGTGGCCCCGGATATCGTCGACGTGGCATCGGAGCGCCTCGAGCTGTGTGTCGTGAACGGGACACCGATGCTCGCGGTCGCGACGGCCCGCGGCCCGGTGGAGGCCCTCGCGAAGTCGGCGATCGACCGGGTCCTGGCCGGAGTGCTCCTCCTCCTGTTCGCGCCCGTGATCGCCATCAGCGCCGCGCTCATCCATCTCGACTCCCCCGGGCGGACCTTCTACCGGCAGCGGCGGATCGGGCGCCACGGTCAGCCGTTCGACATGATGAAGCTGCGCACGATGACCGCGGACGCCGACCGCCGGCGCTCGGAGTTCGAGGCGCGCAACGACGGCAACGTCGTGTTGTTCAAGCTCCGCAACGACCCCCGCGTGACCCGGGTCGGGCGGCTCCTGCGACGGTACTCGGTCGACGAACTCCCGCAACTGTGGAACGTCGTACGCGGCGAGATGTCCCTCGTCGGGCCCCGCCCGCCGCTGCCCGGCGAGGCCGCCCGCTACGACGACGACATACGCCAGCGGCTGCGGGTGCGCCCGGGCATGACCGGGCTGTGGCAGGTGAGCGGCCGTTCGGATCTCGACTGGGCGCGGACCGTCCGACTCGATCTCGACTACGCCGACAACTGGTCGATCCGGGGAGACCTCGTGATCCTGTTGCGCACGTTCCGGGCGGTGTTCGAGGGTCGGGGCGCGTATTGA
- a CDS encoding LuxR C-terminal-related transcriptional regulator produces MSDPEQSRQFTLPRIADHDASATALLDRLGDATAFPLRILQAPRGYGKTALAVTWLRAQRGRVDIRFARLTTAANDRAGFWQEFLDCLEGRAPEVGGRTAPTSAATQERAIRMVAGLADPTLIVLDDYHEAGSQAGANEIDAVLVDLLRQNPQVFIMVAGRRPRALDSLGPLSVDAFIVGADDLRMTATMTAELARSIGLTLDRRGAERLTGELGGWPALVRAAIHQAILTDDPSTPPESFAGQYIAAAFHELASPALRDFALSTAVPSEFDLQTARALGSEEDAWAMISELTASGLLGATPAPSGSVYAYAPAVRRTLLGVMRQTSAELEPRAYRTLMQQAVRGDDPATALFYATQSRDWPAALEVIEACWDRLLLEAPDVLGAASRVLPAAKVSIDARLRMARDHLEPTGERRRRLHPYEPGGLSARLNASVIAGRGSNVRDDELLALLQWGVALLATGDLVTSAYAFAQAHTWATARKDGGSALAAVGAALAHALRGEPALAAPWLADPGLPAWRQTLDGEDHQDALLLALEAARALVLVDTDDAGAVPAALALADDPRRNDLSSLCVFIRAQAILQHGDEPAMLTHATNARAALDVTRRGSMAETYLAIVLVDLLLACEMPSSAREVLEFVEPRRDLRIALGRIHLAERRFGKALEDAEHVLRDQSPLGRYVLEAHLLAARAHDGAGRLPAAHAELRAAADLALIHGRTAPFGSMPPGRFMSLAGNDPSLQGLRPDLYRPDDGSGPRIVTLTPREAQVFHALLEHLGPVGIAQSLGLSPNTVKTHVRTIYRKLGVSSRADAIEQSNRVRIST; encoded by the coding sequence ATGTCCGACCCGGAACAGTCCCGGCAGTTCACGTTGCCCCGGATCGCCGACCACGACGCCTCGGCCACGGCCCTCCTCGACCGGTTGGGCGACGCCACCGCGTTCCCGCTGCGGATCCTCCAGGCACCCCGGGGGTACGGCAAGACCGCGCTGGCGGTCACGTGGCTGCGGGCGCAGCGCGGCCGAGTGGACATACGTTTCGCCCGCCTGACCACGGCCGCCAACGACCGTGCGGGGTTCTGGCAGGAGTTCCTCGATTGCCTCGAGGGCCGGGCCCCCGAGGTGGGCGGCCGAACCGCGCCGACGTCCGCGGCGACCCAGGAACGGGCGATCCGGATGGTGGCGGGTCTGGCGGATCCGACCCTCATCGTCCTGGACGACTACCACGAGGCGGGATCGCAGGCCGGGGCGAACGAGATCGATGCCGTGCTCGTCGACCTCCTGCGCCAGAACCCTCAGGTGTTCATCATGGTGGCCGGGCGCCGGCCGCGGGCCCTCGACTCGCTCGGGCCGCTGTCCGTCGACGCGTTCATCGTCGGCGCGGACGATCTTCGAATGACGGCGACCATGACCGCGGAGCTCGCGCGCTCGATCGGGTTGACGCTCGACCGGCGGGGGGCGGAGCGGCTGACCGGTGAGCTCGGCGGCTGGCCCGCGCTCGTCCGGGCGGCGATCCACCAGGCGATCCTCACCGACGATCCATCGACTCCGCCGGAGTCGTTCGCCGGCCAGTACATCGCGGCGGCCTTCCACGAGCTGGCCTCCCCCGCCCTCCGGGATTTCGCCCTCTCGACCGCCGTTCCGTCCGAATTCGACCTGCAGACGGCCCGCGCCCTCGGTTCCGAGGAGGACGCCTGGGCCATGATCAGCGAGCTCACCGCGAGCGGACTGCTGGGCGCGACGCCCGCACCGTCCGGTTCCGTCTACGCCTACGCACCCGCCGTCAGGCGAACCCTCCTCGGGGTCATGCGGCAAACCTCCGCCGAGCTGGAGCCGCGGGCCTACCGCACGCTCATGCAGCAGGCGGTCCGCGGCGACGACCCCGCCACCGCCCTCTTCTACGCGACCCAGTCGCGCGATTGGCCGGCGGCGCTCGAGGTGATCGAGGCCTGCTGGGACCGTCTGCTCCTCGAGGCTCCCGACGTGCTGGGCGCGGCGAGCCGGGTGCTGCCCGCGGCGAAGGTGTCCATCGACGCCCGATTGCGCATGGCGCGGGACCACCTCGAGCCGACGGGCGAGCGCAGACGCCGTCTGCATCCCTACGAACCGGGCGGGCTCTCGGCCCGGCTCAACGCCTCCGTGATCGCCGGCCGAGGCTCGAACGTCCGCGACGACGAGCTGCTCGCGCTCCTGCAGTGGGGGGTCGCCCTGCTCGCCACGGGGGACCTGGTCACCTCCGCTTATGCGTTCGCCCAGGCCCATACGTGGGCGACCGCACGCAAGGACGGCGGATCCGCGCTCGCGGCCGTCGGCGCCGCCCTGGCACATGCACTGCGCGGTGAGCCGGCGTTGGCCGCGCCGTGGCTCGCCGACCCGGGGCTGCCCGCCTGGCGGCAGACGCTCGACGGCGAGGACCACCAGGACGCGCTCCTACTCGCCCTCGAGGCGGCGCGCGCCCTCGTGCTGGTCGACACCGACGACGCGGGCGCGGTCCCGGCCGCACTCGCCCTGGCCGACGACCCCCGTCGCAACGACCTGTCGTCACTGTGCGTCTTCATCCGCGCCCAGGCGATCCTGCAACACGGGGATGAGCCCGCGATGCTCACGCACGCCACGAATGCGCGCGCGGCGCTCGACGTCACCCGGCGCGGATCGATGGCCGAGACGTACCTGGCCATCGTCCTGGTCGACCTGCTCCTCGCCTGCGAGATGCCGTCCTCCGCCCGGGAGGTCCTGGAGTTCGTCGAGCCCCGACGCGATCTGCGGATCGCGCTCGGGCGCATCCATCTCGCCGAGCGGCGGTTCGGCAAGGCGCTCGAGGACGCCGAGCACGTCCTGCGCGACCAGAGCCCGCTCGGTCGCTACGTGCTCGAGGCCCACCTGCTCGCGGCCCGCGCCCACGACGGCGCCGGCCGGCTGCCGGCCGCCCACGCGGAGCTGCGGGCCGCCGCGGACCTCGCGCTGATCCACGGACGCACCGCTCCGTTCGGTTCGATGCCGCCGGGCCGGTTCATGTCGCTCGCCGGCAACGATCCGTCGCTGCAGGGGCTGCGCCCGGACCTCTACCGGCCCGACGACGGATCCGGGCCGCGGATCGTCACGCTCACGCCGCGCGAGGCACAGGTCTTCCATGCGCTGCTCGAGCATCTCGGTCCGGTCGGCATCGCTCAGTCCCTCGGGCTCTCACCCAACACGGTCAAGACCCATGTGCGGACCATCTATCGAAAACTCGGCGTCAGCAGCCGCGCGGACGCGATCGAGCAATCCAACCGGGTTCGGATCTCCACCTGA
- a CDS encoding LuxR C-terminal-related transcriptional regulator, protein MSTAIAGGRALPRISRLFTTPAPGALPVFGRTAPMVVFRAPRGWGKTTTAAAWLRSLGDEHTFDWLTLTRETAEPEFTALLSASTKRLCGATGTHRPLTPDGRTEHRWLVVDNLHLVTSPSVDDALVDLATSDEYLHVLVTSESERPIETLAEVEADGLVCRAPELRLTGAEVQTMARALGITMGPETAWHFANEVLGWPALVRCLLLAHDDSWPLSADARERVCEYVEILARGSAADSTIHDAMRIALASRPDGEIMRLLIGHDAGPTNELRRLRSDGFLGPDGHLTRTVRDALSDALAETDPHAFRQLHSALAHWYERHGSIGRSLEHAARAGDEAHCRALLRGSWLEVTAHDGPARRALAVADRSDPDGDTRLELLRARLQPEGGPRPASRPSVESTRIELEWIVARLGAMDSPSSVAGMTRQATAHADLLGDAALSDRAAATAALTYAAYGATADARRWLAGSSAPEADALRRAASLLIARDTLAVDPHPPADSTDSTDPTDPADPTDPADSTGVMSVAALSDGPGGSDRSDMSGGYDMSADWLALLDAPVSAGLPRAQSTGAPSRGARVVALQRHLASIPRRESFSLVTVETLATLAAALIADQQFARCHEVLTEVMPTHPALRTARARLSLCLGDARDALVLTEHRPGGEPEPTPRDNVTRALVRACALVRLDRSGEAAAELEHALLIARAHELLHPFRLVPTADLARIVRSAPRLRELMWWGELDRLDTALTPTPPVPELSQSEQRALTLLAEGMPLAAAASRMFISTNTVKSQLRSAYRKLGVHNRAEAVARARELLLIPPRPRPGADSVELLDGIDRRAG, encoded by the coding sequence ATGTCCACAGCGATCGCGGGCGGCCGGGCCCTACCCCGGATCTCGCGCCTCTTCACGACGCCGGCACCGGGAGCGCTCCCGGTGTTCGGACGGACGGCGCCCATGGTCGTGTTCCGAGCGCCCCGCGGATGGGGCAAGACGACGACCGCCGCGGCCTGGCTGCGCTCCCTCGGCGACGAGCACACGTTCGACTGGCTCACCCTGACCCGTGAGACCGCCGAGCCCGAGTTCACGGCGCTGCTCTCGGCCTCGACGAAGCGGCTGTGCGGCGCCACCGGGACCCACCGCCCCCTCACCCCCGACGGGCGCACCGAGCATCGCTGGCTGGTCGTCGACAACCTCCACCTGGTCACCTCCCCCTCGGTCGACGACGCCCTCGTCGACCTGGCCACGAGCGACGAATACCTGCACGTGCTGGTGACGAGCGAGTCCGAACGCCCGATCGAGACGCTCGCCGAGGTCGAGGCCGACGGCCTGGTCTGCCGGGCCCCCGAGCTGCGGCTCACCGGTGCGGAGGTGCAGACCATGGCACGCGCGTTGGGGATCACGATGGGCCCCGAGACGGCGTGGCACTTCGCCAACGAGGTGCTCGGCTGGCCGGCGCTCGTACGCTGCCTCCTGCTCGCACACGACGACTCGTGGCCGCTGTCCGCGGATGCGCGCGAACGCGTCTGCGAGTACGTGGAGATCCTCGCACGAGGCAGCGCCGCGGACTCGACGATCCACGACGCGATGCGGATCGCCTTGGCGAGCCGGCCGGACGGCGAGATCATGCGGCTGCTCATCGGTCACGACGCCGGTCCCACGAACGAGTTGCGCAGGCTCCGCTCGGACGGTTTCCTCGGCCCCGACGGTCACCTCACCCGCACCGTGCGCGACGCGCTCTCCGACGCCCTGGCCGAAACCGACCCCCACGCCTTCCGGCAGCTCCACAGCGCCCTCGCCCATTGGTACGAACGGCACGGGAGCATCGGGCGCTCGCTCGAGCACGCGGCCCGCGCCGGGGACGAAGCGCATTGCCGGGCCCTCCTGCGCGGCTCGTGGCTCGAGGTCACGGCGCACGACGGCCCGGCGCGGCGGGCCCTCGCGGTCGCCGACCGGTCGGATCCGGACGGCGACACCCGCCTCGAGCTCCTGCGCGCCCGCCTCCAGCCCGAGGGCGGGCCCCGGCCGGCCTCTCGACCCTCGGTGGAGTCGACGCGCATCGAACTCGAGTGGATCGTGGCTCGCCTCGGCGCGATGGACAGTCCCTCGAGCGTGGCCGGGATGACCCGGCAGGCGACCGCCCACGCCGACCTGCTCGGCGACGCGGCGCTGTCGGATCGGGCCGCGGCGACGGCGGCCCTGACCTACGCCGCGTACGGCGCCACGGCGGACGCCCGCCGGTGGCTCGCCGGATCGAGTGCACCCGAGGCGGATGCGCTCCGCCGGGCCGCCTCTCTCCTCATCGCCCGGGACACCCTCGCGGTCGACCCGCACCCACCGGCCGACTCGACCGACTCGACCGACCCGACCGACCCAGCCGACCCGACCGACCCAGCCGACTCGACCGGCGTCATGTCCGTCGCCGCTCTGTCCGACGGGCCCGGCGGGTCCGACAGGTCCGACATGTCCGGCGGGTACGACATGTCCGCGGACTGGCTCGCCCTGCTCGACGCCCCGGTGTCCGCAGGCCTTCCGCGCGCGCAGTCGACGGGCGCGCCGAGCCGCGGCGCACGGGTCGTGGCGCTGCAGCGCCACCTCGCCTCGATCCCCCGGCGCGAGTCGTTCTCCCTCGTGACCGTCGAGACGCTCGCGACGCTGGCTGCGGCGCTCATCGCGGACCAGCAGTTCGCCCGCTGCCACGAGGTGCTGACCGAGGTGATGCCGACCCATCCGGCCCTGCGTACCGCCCGGGCCCGCCTCTCGCTCTGCCTGGGTGATGCCCGCGACGCCCTCGTGCTGACCGAACACCGACCGGGTGGAGAGCCGGAGCCGACGCCACGCGACAACGTCACCCGCGCCCTCGTCCGGGCCTGCGCCCTCGTCCGGCTCGATCGGTCCGGGGAGGCGGCCGCGGAGCTGGAGCATGCGCTCCTCATCGCGCGCGCGCACGAGCTCCTGCATCCGTTCCGGCTCGTGCCGACGGCGGACCTGGCCAGGATCGTCCGGTCCGCCCCCCGGCTCCGCGAGCTCATGTGGTGGGGCGAGCTCGACCGGCTCGACACGGCGCTCACGCCCACTCCCCCGGTCCCGGAGCTCTCGCAGAGCGAGCAGCGGGCGCTGACCCTCCTCGCGGAGGGAATGCCGCTCGCGGCGGCGGCCAGCCGGATGTTCATCTCGACGAACACGGTCAAGTCCCAGCTGCGGTCGGCCTACCGAAAGCTCGGGGTGCACAACCGCGCCGAGGCCGTCGCGCGGGCCCGGGAGCTCCTCCTCATTCCGCCCCGCCCCCGCCCGGGGGCCGATTCCGTCGAGCTGCTCGACGGAATCGACCGGCGGGCCGGGTAG
- a CDS encoding SDR family NAD(P)-dependent oxidoreductase yields the protein MSAEFAGLVAVVTGGASGIGAAIADALADRGARVAVLDLNPDASSHSADHAPHAPHTHRGYTADVGDDASVRAAIAAVAEEFGGIDIVINNAGIGAQGTIETNDDDEWHRVWDINVLGMVRVARAALPHLRRSAAAAIVNTASIAATAGLPQRALYSASKGAIAALTRAMAADHLGEGIRVNAVSPGTADTPWIGRLLAKADDPDAERAALEARQPHGRLVSPAEVAHAVLSLASPLATSTTGVNLAVDGGMQELRLRPRS from the coding sequence ATGAGCGCAGAATTCGCAGGCCTGGTGGCCGTCGTGACCGGCGGAGCCAGCGGCATCGGAGCGGCCATCGCCGACGCGCTCGCCGATCGCGGCGCCCGGGTCGCGGTGCTCGACCTGAACCCGGACGCGAGCAGCCACAGCGCCGACCATGCCCCCCATGCCCCCCATACCCACCGTGGGTACACCGCCGACGTCGGCGACGACGCCTCGGTGCGGGCCGCGATCGCGGCCGTCGCCGAGGAGTTCGGCGGAATCGACATCGTGATCAACAACGCCGGCATCGGCGCGCAGGGCACGATCGAGACGAACGACGACGACGAGTGGCATCGGGTGTGGGACATCAACGTGCTCGGCATGGTGCGCGTGGCCCGCGCGGCCCTGCCGCACCTGCGCCGGTCGGCCGCGGCGGCGATCGTCAACACCGCCTCGATCGCCGCGACCGCCGGCCTGCCGCAGCGGGCGCTCTACAGCGCCTCGAAGGGTGCGATCGCCGCGCTCACCCGCGCCATGGCGGCCGACCACCTCGGTGAGGGCATCCGCGTCAACGCGGTCTCCCCGGGCACGGCCGACACCCCCTGGATCGGCCGGTTGCTGGCCAAGGCGGACGATCCGGACGCCGAACGCGCCGCGCTCGAGGCGCGCCAGCCGCACGGCCGGCTCGTCTCCCCCGCGGAGGTGGCCCACGCCGTGCTCTCCCTCGCCTCGCCGCTGGCGACCTCGACGACCGGGGTCAACCTCGCCGTCGACGGTGGCATGCAGGAACTGCGACTGCGTCCGCGCTCCTGA